In Leptolyngbya subtilissima AS-A7, the genomic window CACGTCTTCCACGTGGTAGTCGGGGATGTTGGGGGCGACTTTGCAGAACTGGGGCACCTGGCGTGACAGGCGATCGATGTCGGTGAGGGTAAAGTTGATCCCAGCCTCGTGGGCGGCAGCCAGCAGGTGCAAAATGGTGTTGGTGGAGCCGCCCATGGCAATATCCAGCATCATCGCGTTCTCAAAAGCCTCGAAGCTGGCGATCGAGCGGGGCAGCACCGACTCGTCGCCCTGCTCGTAGTAGCGGCGGGTGATGTCGACAATGGTGCGGGCAGCGGTGAGGAAGAGATCTTTGCGATCGAAGTGGGTGGCCAGGGTGGTGCCGTTGCCTGGCAGCGATAGGCCAATCGCCTCGGTGAGACAGTTCATCGAGTTGGCGGTAAACATGCCCGAGCAAGAGCCGCAGGTGGGGCAGGCGGAGCGCTCGTACTCATCGGCCACTTCATCGCTGATGCTGCTGTCGGCGGCCACCACCATGGCATCGACTAGATCGAGCTTGTGTTCTGAAAGCTTGGTCTTGCCTGCTTCCATCGGGCCACCGGAGACAAACACGGCGGGAATGTTGAGCCGCAGGGCCGCCATTAGCATGCCGGGGGTGATTTTGTCGCAGTTGGAAATGCAGACTAGGGCGTCGGCGCAGTGGGCATTGACCATGTACTCAACTGAGTCGGCAATGATCTCGCGGGAGGGCAGGCTATATAGCATGCCGTCGTGGCCCATGGCGATGCCGTCGTCAACGGCAATGGTGTTGAATTCTTTAGCGACGCCGCCAGCGGCTTCAATCTCGCGGCACACCAGCTGACCCAAGTCTTTGAGGTGAACGTGGCCCGGCACGAACTGGGTGAAGGAGTTGGCCACCGCAATGATGGGCTTCTCAAAATCTGCGGTTTGCATGCCGGTGGCGCGCCAGAGGGCGCGAGCCCCGGCCATGTTGCGTCCCTGGGTGGAGGTTTTAGAGCGATAGGTCGGCATGGCGCATTCTAGACTAAAGGATTGTCTATAGTCTGGCCCTAGCACCTGCAAGACACGAGCAAGACTACAAACTGTAATAACCACAATAGCTGACTATACGGTTCAAGTTGCCCAACGGATTGCCTATGGTCTGGGTCGAAATTTCTTAAGCGATAGTCTTCGATAGGTGCGATCGCCCACCGCACCGCCAAGTCAGAGTGAGGCGCTGAAAAGCGCAGTAACTTCTAAAGCAGTTGAGCCCGTCGCCTAGCCTTCTTGTCCGCCCTAGCCAAAGAACGCACAGGTTAGGTTGGCTGCGTTTGTCCTTATAAATAATAAATAAGGGACGCCCA contains:
- the ilvD gene encoding dihydroxy-acid dehydratase, producing the protein MPTYRSKTSTQGRNMAGARALWRATGMQTADFEKPIIAVANSFTQFVPGHVHLKDLGQLVCREIEAAGGVAKEFNTIAVDDGIAMGHDGMLYSLPSREIIADSVEYMVNAHCADALVCISNCDKITPGMLMAALRLNIPAVFVSGGPMEAGKTKLSEHKLDLVDAMVVAADSSISDEVADEYERSACPTCGSCSGMFTANSMNCLTEAIGLSLPGNGTTLATHFDRKDLFLTAARTIVDITRRYYEQGDESVLPRSIASFEAFENAMMLDIAMGGSTNTILHLLAAAHEAGINFTLTDIDRLSRQVPQFCKVAPNIPDYHVEDVHRAGGIPAILGELDRAGLLHTDVPTVHSPTMKDSLDRWDVRRTNDEAVHTFFRAGPAGIPTQQAFSQSTRWPTLDLDREKGCIRSVDHAYSAEGGLAVLYGNLAERGCIVKTAGVDESILVFEGKARIYESQDAAVNGILKDEVQAGDVVIIRYEGPRGGPGMQEMLYPTSYLKSKGLGKVCALLTDGRFSGGTSGLSIGHASPEAGAGGNIALVEEGDRILIDIPNRTINVDLSAEELANRRVAMEAKGKDAWKPAQPRQRRVTAALKAYALLATSADQGGVRNLEMLE